A single window of Nasonia vitripennis strain AsymCx chromosome 4, Nvit_psr_1.1, whole genome shotgun sequence DNA harbors:
- the LOC103317092 gene encoding zinc finger BED domain-containing protein 1-like — MFPSFDITDDKVIYPQDGRGTTYYANVHENYYSDPVDYCATDDHNEGRMQESEPLVPQVEKQTDNSEKNEGSQNITVPETPQTDRTHVQDDKSFSSKLQPKKSTIWMHISKAKEKDYLICNYCQKQYKTCGNTTNMLKHLRSAHPLFFENSNSTPPTETQTKAVKRSLENVENDIEPKRNKSTQSTPSATIQPLKQNLKSNTVTKQSNFIAKPCGIKDAFARITSFKDGGSSSDKISNTILYMICKDTLPVSIVEFEGFKELIKLLAPLYKVPSKKTMTRKLESRYNIMKEAFIKELEDVPYYCLTADNWTDSSNQSYIGITIHYVNNSAMTGRVLGCFPLYENHTSEYLMKSIQNIFDDFKIKKDKVTAMITDGAPNIKKAGIDLLGKDKHLVCIAHVVSHLLPDALNNFKEFNTIIDKVKAIVTQMKRSIPASDKLKEMQLKDGKTEGTILKLKLDVPTRWTTKIEMLERYILLEPYIYNAINKCEKPLNLLTREEISIVKDILPIMEPIKTVITEISGDDYPTCSLIIPIINCMKQKICSTVPTTEVGELFKTKLQTAIANRFKNIEMCSLLAVSTLLDPRFKKIHFKDPCAVSSALARIRKEVETMKPVDPKPRPTAVNTVNSNSIWDIHDSILEQSQQSTLSFSASDTNIEIEGYIKLQLLSRTENIFVYWQNLQVNFPVLSKLATRVLATLATSVSSERLFSKAGNTKRDRRNRLTGNRLNMLLFLGNCTLEEWFKVN; from the exons ATGTTTCCGTCTTTTGATATTACAGATGATAAAGTTATTTATCCTCAAGATG GACGTGGTACCACATATTACGCAAACGTACACGAAAACTATTATTCTGATCCAGTAGATTATTGTGCTACTGATGATCATAATGAAGGCAGGATGCAAGAATCGGAACCTCTGGTACCTCAAGTGGAAAAACAGACAGACAATAGCGAAAAAAATGAAGGATCTCAGAACATTACAGTACCAGAAACTCCCCAAACAGATCGAACACATGTACAAGATGATAAATCTTTTAGCTCCAAACTTCAAccaaaaaaatcaacaatttGGATGCATATTTCAAAGGCAAAAGAAAAGGATTATTTAATATGTAATTATTGTCAAAAGCAATACAAAACATGTGGGAACACAACTAATATGTTAAAACACTTGCGAAGTGCACATCCgcttttttttgaaaactctAACTCTACACCACCTACAGAAACACAAACCAAAGCTGTGAAACGATCATTAGAAAACGTCGAAAACGACATTGAACCAAAAAGGAACAAATCGACTCAGTCAACTCCTTCAGCTACGATTCAGCcacttaaacaaaatttaaaaagtaatacAGTAACAAAACAATCTAAC TTTATAGCAAAGCCTTGCGGAATTAAAGATGCCTTCGCTCGCATAACCTCGTTCAAAG atGGTGGTTCTTCGTCGGATAAAATTTCAAACACCATTCTATACATGATCTGTAAAGATACACTGCCTGTTTCGATAGTAGAGTTTGAAGGTTTCAAGGAGTTGATAAAACTGTTGGCACCTTTATACAAGGTTCCATCAAAAAAAACGATGACCCGGAAACTTGAATCTAGGTATAACATTATGaaagaagcttttataaaagaattagaGGATGTGCCTTATTATTGTCTCACAGCTGACAATTGGACCGATTCCTCGAATCAGAGTTACATAGGTATAACAATACACTATGTAAATAACTCGGCAATGACAGGAAGAGTGCTAGGCTGCTTCCCACTTTATGAAAATCACACCTCCGAATATCTGATGAAATCAATCCAAAATATATttgatgattttaaaattaagaaggacaAAGTTACAGCGATGATCACCGACGGAGCGCCAAATATTAAGAAAGCTGGTATCGATTTGCTAGGTAAAGACAAACATCTTGTCTGCATCGCTCACGTGGTCTCTCACCTGTTACCCGATGcgcttaataattttaaagaatTCAATACAATCATTGATAAAGTTAAAGCCATTGTTACTCAAATGAAGCGAAGCATACCGGCGTCGGATAAACTGAAAGAAATGCAGCTAAAGGATGGAAAAACGGAAGgaactattttaaaattgaagcTTGATGTCCCTACTCGCTGGACCacaaaaattgaaatgctGGAACGATATATTTTACTAGAgccatatatttataacgCAATAAATAAGTGCGAAAAGCCTCTAAACTTATTAACTAGAGAAGAGATAAGTATAGTTAAAGATATATTGCCTATTATGGAACCGATAAAAACCGTAATTACAGAGATCAGTGGCGATGATTACCCTACATGTAGTTTAATTATTCCAATCATCAATTGCATGAAGCAGAAAATCTGTTCAACAGTTCCCACAACAGAAGTAGGagaattatttaaaactaaaCTACAAACTGCAATAgcaaacagattcaaaaacaTTGAAATGTGTTCTCTTCTCGCCGTTTCAACTTTATTGGATCCGAGGTTCAAAAAAATTCACTTTAAAGACCCTTGTGCTGTTTCGTCAGCTTTAGCTCGAATACGAAAAGAGGTCGAAACAATGAAGCCAGTAGATCCTAAACCTAGACCGACAGCTGTAAATACAGTAAATTCAAATAGTATTTGGGACATACATGATAGTATTTTGGAGCAATCTCAGCAATCTACATTGTCATTTTCTGCGAGCGACACAAATATAGAAATCGAAGGGTATATCAAATTACAATTACTTTCCAGAACGGAAAACATTTTTGTGTATTGGCAAAATTTACAAGTGAATTTCCCAGTATTGAGTAAATTAGCTACACGTGTACTAGCAACGCTTGCTACAAGCGTTTCGTCGGAACGACTGTTTTCGAAAGCGGGCAATACGAAGAGAGACAGGCGGAACCGACTTACTGGTAATAGACTAAACATGCTTTTATTTTTGGGAAATTGCACGCTGGAAGAATGGTTTAAAGTGAATTAG